One Deinococcus grandis DNA window includes the following coding sequences:
- a CDS encoding GGDEF domain-containing protein — MPACPTRDHLDVLLPADTPADLTARLRAAPDGEARALALVAVARHTRETTLSGAQALGEAALSEALRAASPRAAVEALLGLSFVSASLGQQERALDTVARAQAMLEEHSLTDLLSAVLNTRALTRLTGGDVTGARQDLQDAVDLARHARHAGDQGNALVNMAWLACSAGDPKDALHHLNLLEELIHALPDEPQTEEFILCLHEGRAHAYALLARQAQELGRDDAQRQAAQQGLMVLRAARAALQATPSLTSELLCAAHESTLLRLHGDLSGAERLARRAAQLNAVLKQQLYIEPQLCLAELLQSRGEFDAALAQYAAALDIARRQHRHLDIQRLLSAVGALHERQGRLREALDVTREALHAANTAMDRVNGAAARHLQLDRELRQARADASSWQDRLRQAEVQARQDPLTGLLNRRGLEEGLQALQFPGDAGPRPADWALLAVVFVDVDHFKHVNDRHSHAVGDQVLRAVGSLLASQVRAGDLLGRYGGEEFVLVTPVRTRGRAHGLAEACRRAVEGHDWSGLLPDMRLTASVGYAVTSPDRLPQALRVADDHLYRAKNAGRNRVSPAAP; from the coding sequence ATGCCTGCCTGCCCCACGAGGGACCACCTGGACGTGCTGCTGCCCGCCGACACGCCCGCCGACCTGACCGCGCGCCTGCGGGCCGCGCCGGACGGCGAGGCGCGCGCGCTGGCGCTCGTGGCCGTGGCGCGCCACACCCGCGAGACCACCCTGAGCGGCGCGCAGGCCCTTGGCGAGGCGGCCCTGAGCGAGGCGCTGCGCGCCGCGTCCCCGCGCGCCGCCGTGGAGGCCCTGCTGGGCCTGAGTTTCGTGTCCGCCAGCCTGGGGCAGCAGGAGCGGGCGCTGGACACCGTGGCGCGCGCGCAGGCCATGCTGGAGGAACACAGCCTGACGGACCTGCTGTCGGCCGTGCTGAATACCCGCGCCCTGACCCGCCTGACCGGCGGGGACGTCACGGGCGCCCGCCAGGACCTGCAGGACGCCGTGGACCTCGCGCGGCACGCCCGGCACGCCGGGGATCAGGGCAACGCGCTGGTGAACATGGCGTGGCTGGCGTGCAGCGCCGGGGACCCCAAGGACGCCCTGCACCACCTGAACCTGCTCGAGGAACTGATCCACGCCCTGCCGGACGAACCGCAGACCGAGGAGTTCATCCTGTGCCTGCACGAGGGCCGCGCGCACGCGTACGCGCTGCTGGCCCGGCAGGCGCAGGAACTGGGCCGGGACGACGCGCAGCGGCAGGCCGCGCAGCAGGGCCTGATGGTGCTGCGCGCCGCCCGCGCCGCGCTGCAGGCGACCCCCAGCCTGACGAGCGAACTGCTGTGCGCCGCGCACGAGTCCACGCTGCTGCGCCTGCACGGGGACCTGAGCGGCGCCGAACGGCTCGCGCGGCGCGCGGCGCAACTGAACGCCGTCCTGAAGCAGCAGCTGTACATCGAGCCGCAGCTGTGCCTCGCGGAGCTGCTGCAGTCGCGCGGGGAGTTCGACGCGGCGCTCGCGCAGTACGCGGCGGCGCTGGACATCGCGCGGCGTCAGCACCGGCACCTGGACATCCAGCGGCTGCTGAGCGCCGTCGGGGCGCTGCACGAACGGCAGGGTCGCCTGCGCGAGGCGCTGGACGTGACCCGCGAGGCGCTGCACGCCGCGAACACCGCCATGGACCGCGTGAACGGCGCCGCCGCCCGCCACCTGCAGCTGGACCGCGAACTGCGGCAGGCCCGCGCGGACGCGAGTTCCTGGCAGGACCGGCTGCGGCAGGCCGAGGTGCAGGCCCGGCAGGACCCGCTGACCGGGCTGCTCAACCGCCGCGGACTGGAAGAGGGCCTGCAGGCGCTGCAGTTCCCCGGGGACGCCGGTCCGCGCCCGGCCGACTGGGCGCTGCTGGCGGTGGTGTTCGTGGACGTCGATCACTTCAAGCACGTGAACGACCGGCACTCGCACGCGGTGGGTGATCAGGTGCTGCGCGCCGTGGGGAGCCTGCTGGCGTCGCAGGTGCGGGCCGGGGACCTGCTGGGCCGCTACGGCGGCGAGGAGTTCGTGCTGGTCACCCCGGTCCGCACGCGCGGGCGGGCGCACGGTCTGGCGGAGGCGTGCCGCCGCGCGGTGGAGGGCCACGACTGGTCGGGCCTGCTGCCGGACATGCGCCTGACGGCCAGCGTGGGGTACGCGGTGACCAGCCCGGACCGGTTGCCGCAGGCGCTGCGGGTCGCGGACGATCACCTGTACCGCGCGAAGAACGCCGGGCGCAACCGCGTCTCGCCCGCCGCACCCTGA
- a CDS encoding ABC transporter ATP-binding protein, with protein sequence MSEAAIDTRDLRKTYRGRAVVDGLTLTVPRGEVFGFLGPNGAGKSTTVKMLLGLVHPSGGEVRVLGGHPSDPAVRARLGFLPEQFRFQTWMTGHEFLDFHGRLAGLSAAERRTRIPAVLDEVGLGGRGHETLGGYSKGMLQRAGLAGAILARPELVFLDEPTSALDPIGRIEVREIIERLRAQGTAVFLNSHLLSEVEQVCDRVAFVKRGRVLTQGSMRELMGGVLPVDLRVDTLPGGLLDTLARLGEVRRTDTNTPGRADVELWLTHDDQIPAVADAVHAAGARLYALTPRRPDLETMFLDLIEDTPEAARSGAEVPRA encoded by the coding sequence ATGAGCGAAGCGGCGATCGACACGCGCGACCTGCGCAAGACGTACCGGGGCCGGGCGGTCGTGGACGGCCTGACCCTGACCGTCCCGCGCGGCGAGGTCTTCGGCTTCCTGGGCCCCAACGGCGCGGGCAAGAGCACCACCGTGAAGATGCTGCTGGGCCTCGTGCACCCCAGCGGCGGCGAGGTGCGCGTGCTCGGCGGGCACCCGAGCGACCCGGCCGTGCGCGCCCGGCTGGGCTTCCTGCCCGAACAGTTCCGCTTCCAGACCTGGATGACCGGCCACGAATTCCTGGACTTCCACGGGAGGCTGGCGGGCCTGAGCGCCGCCGAGCGCCGCACCCGCATTCCCGCGGTGCTGGACGAGGTCGGGCTGGGCGGGCGCGGCCACGAGACGCTCGGCGGGTACAGCAAGGGCATGCTGCAGCGCGCCGGGCTGGCCGGGGCGATCCTGGCCCGCCCGGAGCTCGTGTTCCTGGATGAACCCACCAGCGCCCTGGACCCCATCGGGCGGATCGAGGTGCGCGAGATCATCGAGCGGCTGCGCGCGCAGGGCACGGCCGTGTTCCTGAACTCCCACCTGCTCAGCGAGGTGGAACAGGTGTGCGACCGCGTGGCGTTCGTGAAGCGGGGCCGGGTCCTGACGCAGGGCAGCATGCGCGAACTGATGGGCGGCGTCCTGCCCGTGGACCTCCGCGTGGACACCCTGCCCGGCGGACTGCTCGACACCCTCGCGCGGCTGGGCGAGGTCCGCCGCACCGACACGAACACGCCGGGCCGCGCCGACGTGGAACTGTGGCTCACCCACGACGACCAGATTCCCGCCGTGGCGGACGCCGTGCACGCCGCCGGCGCGCGCCTGTACGCCCTGACGCCCCGCCGCCCCGACCTGGAAACCATGTTCCTCGACCTGATCGAGGACACCCCGGAAGCCGCCCGCAGCGGCGCGGAGGTTCCCCGTGCGTAA
- a CDS encoding ABC transporter permease, translating to MRNVLLIAELSLREATRKRLVSVLLVLSALFLGFFLFGVYRLELTLDQRAVDAGLDGRSPTGAANLPVMFSALFGMYLVYFLGSLMGVLSTVGAVSGDIENGVMQSVIARPVSRAQLVAGRWLGFTAVNVAYVALLAAGLLGGVRLITGYTPPEALPAAALLLLAVTVLTSLTVLGSTLFTTLANGIGVFVLYGVGFTGGILSAIGTLADTPTLTTLGRVANALMPTNALWLGASYHLQPEIMRQVGEVSRGANPFTSSVPVDPLLVVWAAALAGLGLAGAMWRFSRRDL from the coding sequence GTGCGTAACGTCCTGCTGATCGCGGAACTCTCGCTGCGCGAGGCGACCCGCAAACGCCTCGTGAGCGTCCTGCTGGTCCTCTCCGCGCTGTTCCTGGGGTTCTTCCTGTTCGGCGTGTACCGCCTGGAACTCACGCTCGACCAGCGCGCGGTCGACGCCGGACTGGACGGGCGCAGCCCCACGGGCGCCGCGAACCTGCCCGTCATGTTCAGCGCGCTGTTCGGCATGTACCTCGTGTACTTCCTGGGCTCCCTGATGGGCGTGCTGTCCACCGTCGGCGCGGTCAGCGGCGACATCGAGAACGGCGTCATGCAGAGCGTCATCGCCCGCCCGGTCAGCCGCGCGCAGCTCGTCGCGGGCCGCTGGCTGGGCTTCACGGCCGTGAACGTCGCGTACGTCGCGCTGCTCGCCGCCGGACTGCTCGGTGGCGTGCGCCTGATCACCGGCTACACCCCGCCCGAGGCGCTGCCCGCCGCGGCCCTGCTGCTGCTGGCCGTCACGGTCCTCACCTCACTGACGGTGCTGGGCAGCACGCTGTTCACCACGCTCGCCAACGGCATCGGCGTGTTCGTGCTGTACGGCGTGGGCTTCACCGGCGGGATCCTCAGCGCCATCGGCACGCTGGCCGACACGCCCACCCTGACCACCCTGGGCCGCGTCGCGAACGCCCTGATGCCCACCAACGCCCTGTGGCTGGGCGCCAGCTACCACCTCCAGCCGGAGATCATGCGGCAGGTCGGCGAGGTCAGCCGCGGCGCCAACCCCTTCACCAGCTCCGTGCCGGTCGACCCGCTGCTGGTCGTCTGGGCCGCCGCCCTGGCCGGGCTGGGACTGGCGGGCGCCATGTGGCGCTTCAGCCGCCGCGACCTGTAG
- a CDS encoding Vgb family protein: MRSLTALLTAPLLTAALLASCGAGPATPAAGAPTTPPTTAPASLTVRLETLAVTGALNVPGTLRVNGRGPADLTVTAHTQGAPVSVTLNASGGDTLIGVTGTGAARGPVTLSVQAGAARASVTLPLLRASAAPITGGTYQAGGAVPWQGGVLLRAVANAGADARHALMGSAGAEVTALPFPVSGLDTITGHAVAPDGSVWVAVRGATAAGSELIRRAPDGTLTRVPAGTTETLSSLGVTPDGRVWAVVYGQARLLSAAPDGTRGELPLGSVPDALTVGADGALLLTRRGDSPAVLRVDPASGAVRTYPVGTPGVSVPAAPTPAPDGTLLFTETRAGGAWRLDPRSGAQVALPLPAGARAGALAAAPDGSVWVSDPSAGTLLRVADGAAAQVTLGGAARALTVTPDGRVWFELGGQLITLD, from the coding sequence ATGCGTTCCCTCACCGCACTCCTGACCGCGCCGCTCCTCACGGCGGCGCTGCTGGCCTCCTGCGGGGCCGGACCCGCCACGCCCGCCGCGGGCGCCCCGACCACCCCGCCCACCACCGCGCCCGCCAGCCTGACCGTCCGCCTGGAGACCCTGGCGGTCACGGGGGCGCTGAACGTGCCGGGCACGCTGCGCGTGAACGGGCGCGGCCCGGCGGACCTGACCGTCACCGCTCACACGCAGGGCGCGCCGGTCAGCGTCACCCTGAACGCCAGCGGGGGCGACACGCTGATCGGCGTGACGGGCACGGGCGCGGCGCGCGGGCCGGTCACGCTGAGCGTGCAGGCCGGCGCGGCGCGCGCCAGCGTGACCCTGCCGCTGCTGCGCGCCAGCGCGGCGCCCATCACGGGCGGCACGTACCAGGCGGGCGGAGCGGTCCCCTGGCAGGGCGGGGTGCTGCTGCGCGCCGTGGCGAACGCAGGCGCGGACGCCCGCCACGCCCTGATGGGCAGCGCCGGGGCCGAGGTCACCGCCCTGCCCTTTCCCGTGAGCGGGCTGGACACCATCACCGGGCACGCCGTCGCGCCCGACGGCAGCGTGTGGGTGGCGGTGCGCGGCGCGACCGCCGCGGGCAGCGAACTGATCCGCCGCGCGCCGGACGGCACCCTGACCCGCGTCCCGGCGGGCACCACCGAGACCCTCAGCAGCCTGGGCGTCACGCCGGACGGGCGCGTGTGGGCGGTGGTGTACGGGCAGGCGCGACTGCTGAGCGCCGCGCCGGACGGCACGCGCGGCGAACTGCCGCTGGGCAGCGTCCCGGACGCCCTGACGGTCGGCGCGGACGGCGCGCTGCTCCTCACGCGGCGCGGGGACAGCCCGGCGGTGCTGCGCGTGGACCCGGCCAGCGGCGCGGTCCGCACGTACCCGGTCGGCACGCCCGGCGTGAGTGTCCCCGCCGCGCCCACGCCCGCCCCGGACGGCACGCTGCTGTTCACAGAGACCCGCGCGGGCGGCGCGTGGCGGCTCGATCCGCGCAGCGGCGCCCAGGTGGCCCTGCCCCTCCCGGCGGGCGCGCGGGCGGGCGCGCTGGCCGCCGCGCCGGACGGCAGCGTGTGGGTCAGCGATCCGTCGGCCGGGACGCTGCTGCGCGTCGCGGACGGCGCGGCGGCGCAGGTGACCCTGGGCGGCGCGGCCCGCGCGCTGACCGTCACGCCGGACGGCCGGGTGTGGTTCGAACTGGGCGGGCAGCTGATCACCCTGGACTGA
- a CDS encoding vWA domain-containing protein: MAESARSEVAGTPAALAAQVTTFAGRLRRRHGFLIGPGEVRDALRALELVDLLSRRELRGALRAVLTAGPEQGRLFDLEFNAFFRAGGQPQPELPPLLPETPAPAEPDPDGDQADQPDREQGDPETRTEQAPSPQAGSDPGGELPDGEALQDGQDSEGDEQDAPVMQARVSPNAAPGEALRVDAGDLGGLLRAATGLIRALELGRARRLRPLPRGSKLDARRTLHAAARTAGDAVHLRWLGRPRRAPRFLLVLDGSRSMGRDGALLLRFAQALHLRSRRVEVYAFSTGLTRLTPLIRGAAPGQPLALPDLGDAWGGGTRIGENLLRLARDERGRVNRDTVVLILSDGLDTGDPALVGRALRDLRRRSAGVVWLSPLAATPGYRPVQRAIAAALPHLDALLPAGGPEDLHALGRRLRAARLTRGAAVASPDPGGVRS; the protein is encoded by the coding sequence GTGGCTGAGAGCGCCAGGTCCGAGGTCGCGGGCACGCCCGCCGCGCTGGCCGCGCAGGTGACGACCTTCGCGGGGCGGCTGCGGCGCCGCCACGGGTTCCTGATCGGCCCCGGGGAGGTCCGGGACGCGCTGCGCGCCCTGGAACTCGTGGACCTGCTGTCGCGGCGCGAACTGCGCGGGGCGCTGCGGGCGGTGCTGACCGCCGGGCCCGAGCAGGGCCGCCTGTTCGACCTGGAATTCAACGCGTTCTTCCGCGCCGGGGGGCAGCCGCAGCCCGAGTTGCCGCCCCTGCTGCCCGAGACGCCCGCCCCCGCTGAGCCCGACCCGGACGGGGACCAAGCGGACCAGCCGGACCGGGAGCAGGGCGACCCGGAGACGCGGACGGAGCAGGCGCCGAGCCCGCAGGCGGGGAGCGATCCGGGCGGCGAACTCCCGGACGGGGAGGCCCTGCAGGACGGGCAGGACAGCGAGGGCGACGAGCAGGACGCCCCGGTCATGCAGGCGCGGGTCAGTCCGAACGCCGCGCCGGGCGAGGCGCTGCGCGTGGACGCCGGGGACCTGGGGGGGCTGCTGCGCGCCGCGACGGGCCTGATCCGCGCGCTGGAACTGGGCCGCGCCCGGCGCCTGCGGCCACTGCCGCGCGGCTCGAAGCTGGACGCCCGGCGCACCCTGCACGCCGCCGCGCGCACCGCCGGGGACGCCGTGCACCTGCGCTGGCTGGGCCGACCCCGGCGCGCGCCGCGCTTCCTGCTCGTGCTGGACGGCAGCCGCTCGATGGGCCGGGATGGGGCGCTGCTGCTGCGGTTCGCGCAGGCGCTGCACCTGCGCTCGCGGCGGGTGGAGGTCTACGCGTTCAGCACCGGCCTGACCCGCCTGACCCCGCTGATCCGGGGCGCGGCGCCGGGGCAGCCGCTGGCCCTGCCGGACCTGGGGGACGCCTGGGGCGGCGGCACCCGCATCGGGGAGAACCTGCTGCGCCTGGCGCGGGACGAGCGGGGCCGTGTGAACCGCGACACGGTCGTGCTGATCCTGAGTGACGGGCTGGACACCGGCGACCCGGCGCTGGTGGGCCGCGCGCTGCGGGACCTGCGGCGCCGCTCGGCGGGCGTGGTGTGGCTCTCGCCGCTGGCGGCCACGCCCGGGTACCGCCCGGTGCAGCGGGCGATCGCGGCGGCGCTGCCGCACCTGGACGCGCTGCTCCCGGCGGGCGGCCCGGAGGACCTGCACGCGCTGGGACGTCGTCTGCGTGCGGCGCGGCTCACGCGCGGCGCGGCCGTGGCGAGCCCCGACCCGGGCGGGGTGCGTTCATGA
- a CDS encoding AAA family ATPase, protein MKDLQAAFQARGYVAGDALATALRLVVGLGKPLLLEGPAGVGKTEAAKTLADVLGTRLIRLQCYEGLDAQSALYEWNYARQLLHLRAAELRGEAVGDDDLYGETFLMPRPLLQAIREPRSAVLLIDEIDRADDAFEAFLLELLAEWQITVPELGTLPAVSRPHVILTSNRSRELSDALRRRCLYHWTEYPSRAQELQIVLSRLPGINETLARQVTDAVHALRALPLGKTPGVAETLDWAAALVSLHADHLDAEALHATLGAVLKLREDQLLAAPTLQGVAAQAQARG, encoded by the coding sequence GTGAAGGACCTTCAGGCGGCGTTCCAGGCGCGCGGGTACGTGGCGGGGGACGCGCTGGCGACGGCGCTGCGGCTGGTGGTGGGGCTGGGCAAGCCGCTGCTGCTGGAGGGTCCGGCGGGCGTCGGGAAGACCGAGGCGGCCAAGACCCTGGCGGACGTGCTGGGCACCCGCCTGATCCGGCTGCAGTGCTACGAGGGTCTGGACGCGCAGTCGGCGCTGTACGAGTGGAACTACGCGCGGCAGCTGCTGCACCTGCGCGCGGCGGAACTGCGTGGCGAGGCGGTGGGCGACGACGACCTGTACGGCGAGACGTTCCTGATGCCCCGGCCGCTGCTGCAGGCGATCCGCGAGCCGAGGTCGGCCGTGCTGCTCATCGACGAGATCGACCGGGCGGACGACGCCTTCGAGGCGTTCCTGCTGGAACTGCTCGCCGAGTGGCAGATCACCGTGCCGGAACTGGGGACCCTGCCGGCGGTCAGTCGCCCGCACGTGATCCTCACGAGCAACCGCTCGCGGGAACTGAGTGACGCGCTGCGCCGCCGCTGCCTGTACCACTGGACGGAGTACCCCAGCCGCGCGCAGGAACTGCAGATCGTGCTGTCGCGCCTGCCGGGCATCAACGAGACGCTGGCGCGGCAGGTGACGGACGCCGTGCACGCGCTGCGGGCGCTGCCGCTGGGCAAGACGCCGGGCGTCGCCGAGACGCTCGACTGGGCCGCGGCGCTGGTCAGCCTGCACGCCGATCACCTGGACGCCGAGGCCCTGCACGCGACGCTGGGCGCGGTGCTGAAGCTGCGGGAGGATCAGCTGCTGGCCGCGCCGACGTTGCAGGGGGTGGCGGCGCAGGCGCAGGCGCGTGGCTGA
- a CDS encoding SRPBCC family protein → MKLSYSGQEKVQAPPAAVWAFVQDPERVARCLPDVQEVVVHDQTHMDATVQVGVGMVRGKFKFKIEVLPDAAANRVNVKVQGGGLGSVVDLTAGANVVDNGDGTTTLDWTGDATMRGPVATVGGRLLDSQAQKLISKTFENMSANVGASAGTLA, encoded by the coding sequence ATGAAACTCAGTTACTCAGGTCAGGAGAAGGTGCAGGCGCCGCCCGCCGCCGTGTGGGCGTTCGTTCAGGATCCCGAGCGGGTGGCGCGCTGCCTGCCGGACGTGCAGGAGGTCGTCGTGCACGACCAGACGCACATGGACGCCACCGTGCAGGTGGGCGTGGGCATGGTGCGCGGGAAGTTCAAGTTCAAGATCGAGGTGCTGCCCGACGCGGCCGCGAACCGCGTGAACGTGAAGGTGCAGGGCGGCGGGCTGGGCAGCGTCGTGGACCTGACGGCGGGCGCGAACGTCGTGGACAACGGGGACGGCACGACCACCCTGGACTGGACGGGGGACGCGACCATGCGCGGCCCGGTGGCGACGGTGGGCGGGCGGCTGCTGGACTCGCAGGCGCAGAAGCTGATCTCGAAGACCTTCGAGAACATGAGCGCGAACGTGGGCGCGTCCGCCGGGACGCTGGCGTAG
- a CDS encoding nucleotidyltransferase family protein, with amino-acid sequence MPTPPHAPVVGVLLAAGRSTRMGRPKQLAPLAGQPLVRHAAQALADGGHDALLCVIPPGTVGDGIRAALTGLPFTFVVNPDPTRGLGSSFRAAVAALPGGLDGGLAAVNFALADMPLLGGAQHAALIAAFRESGAPVVLARYADPGAEPVRAPPHLFRADLLRAVQDTPDADHGPRDLIRAHAAQAVTLTFPARLLLDVDTPDALAQAEALLAAQTLRTPE; translated from the coding sequence ATGCCCACCCCACCCCACGCGCCGGTCGTCGGCGTGCTGCTCGCCGCCGGGCGCAGCACCCGCATGGGCCGCCCCAAACAGCTCGCGCCGCTGGCAGGGCAGCCGCTGGTCCGGCACGCCGCGCAGGCCCTCGCGGACGGCGGGCACGACGCGCTGCTGTGCGTCATCCCGCCCGGCACGGTCGGGGACGGCATCCGCGCGGCCCTGACGGGACTGCCGTTCACGTTCGTGGTGAACCCCGACCCCACGCGCGGCCTGGGCAGTTCCTTCCGCGCCGCCGTCGCCGCGCTGCCGGGCGGCCTGGACGGCGGGCTGGCCGCCGTGAACTTCGCGCTGGCGGACATGCCGCTGCTGGGCGGCGCGCAGCACGCCGCGCTGATCGCCGCGTTCCGCGAGAGCGGCGCGCCGGTCGTCCTCGCCCGTTACGCCGACCCCGGCGCGGAACCGGTCCGGGCGCCCCCACACCTGTTCCGCGCGGACCTTCTGCGCGCCGTGCAGGACACCCCGGACGCCGACCACGGCCCCCGCGACCTGATCCGCGCGCACGCCGCGCAGGCCGTCACCCTGACCTTCCCCGCGCGGCTCCTGCTGGACGTGGACACCCCGGACGCCCTGGCGCAGGCCGAGGCACTGCTCGCCGCGCAGACGCTCAGAACGCCTGAATGA
- a CDS encoding GNAT family N-acetyltransferase codes for MPVTLQSFQPGHAAALRALTLPAAQADFTTHPAELLDSVPGDPQRQLITVLRGGEVAGAFVLAVGASRDRYLTAPDPDAVALSSLSVDAAQQGRGVGTAAMRALPGLVRALYPQARRVILVVNQRNPGARRVYEKAGFQVTATREGRIGPQWVMTLPLD; via the coding sequence ATGCCGGTCACCCTCCAGTCCTTCCAGCCGGGTCACGCCGCTGCCCTGCGCGCCCTGACGCTTCCCGCCGCGCAGGCCGACTTCACCACCCACCCGGCCGAGCTGCTGGACAGCGTGCCGGGCGACCCGCAACGGCAGCTGATCACGGTGCTGCGCGGGGGCGAGGTCGCCGGGGCCTTCGTGCTGGCGGTCGGGGCGTCCCGCGACCGGTACCTGACGGCCCCCGACCCGGACGCGGTGGCCCTGTCGTCCCTGAGCGTGGACGCGGCGCAGCAGGGGCGCGGCGTGGGCACGGCCGCCATGCGGGCCCTGCCGGGACTCGTGCGGGCGCTGTACCCGCAGGCGCGGCGGGTGATCCTGGTCGTGAACCAGCGCAATCCCGGCGCGCGGCGCGTGTACGAGAAGGCGGGCTTTCAGGTGACCGCCACCCGCGAGGGCCGCATCGGGCCGCAGTGGGTCATGACGCTGCCGCTGGACTGA
- a CDS encoding RrF2 family transcriptional regulator translates to MWVSTKAQYGLRALIEIARGDGSAVPLKDVAERQGISQHYLEQIASNLRRAGFIKSIRGAHGGYRLARAARDISAYDVVTAMEGSIAPVSCVEDDHVCDSQNVCGTQSLWYRVDAALRDVLGGTTLADLIEDSNRQQHARLVQIDPSYPHLG, encoded by the coding sequence ATGTGGGTGTCGACCAAAGCTCAGTACGGCCTGCGCGCCCTGATCGAGATCGCGCGTGGCGACGGCAGCGCCGTGCCCCTCAAGGACGTCGCCGAACGCCAGGGCATCAGCCAGCACTACCTGGAGCAGATCGCCAGCAACCTGCGCCGCGCCGGGTTCATCAAGAGCATCCGCGGCGCGCACGGCGGCTACCGCCTCGCGCGGGCCGCGCGGGACATCAGCGCGTATGACGTGGTGACCGCCATGGAGGGCAGCATCGCCCCCGTGTCCTGCGTCGAGGACGACCACGTGTGCGACAGTCAGAACGTGTGCGGCACCCAGAGCCTCTGGTACCGCGTGGACGCCGCGCTGCGCGACGTGCTGGGCGGCACCACCCTCGCGGACCTGATCGAGGACAGCAACCGCCAGCAGCACGCCCGCCTCGTGCAGATCGACCCCAGCTACCCGCATCTGGGGTGA
- a CDS encoding quinone-dependent dihydroorotate dehydrogenase, with protein MYRSLIKPLLFRLDAEDAHHLTIGLMDAASRVPAWPALARRVTAPASPMLEQTLWGQRFASPVGLAAGLDKNGVAVPAFTALGFGFLEVGTVTPLPQPGNDRPRLFRLPQDGALINRMGFNNAGMTDLHARLGALGARPAPVWVNIGKNKVTANEDAAQDYRRCVAALQDVADAFVVNVSSPNTPGLRALQGADDLGALVREVMQEVEAQRVRTLKAPPVLVKLAPDLHPADFEASVDAAVTAGASGLIISNTTLSRDGLTHANQEETGGLSGRPLTRRATELVRAAYRQTGGRVPIVGVGGIFTAQDAYNRIRAGATLTEVYSALIFEGPGLVRDLNTGLARLLARDGFTHVREAVGTAG; from the coding sequence GTGTACCGTTCGCTGATCAAGCCGCTGCTGTTCCGCCTGGACGCGGAGGACGCCCACCACCTCACGATCGGCCTGATGGACGCCGCGTCCCGCGTGCCCGCCTGGCCCGCCCTGGCGCGGCGCGTGACGGCGCCCGCGTCCCCCATGCTGGAGCAGACCCTGTGGGGGCAACGGTTCGCGTCCCCGGTGGGTCTCGCGGCGGGCCTGGACAAGAACGGCGTGGCCGTCCCGGCGTTCACCGCGCTGGGCTTCGGCTTCCTGGAGGTCGGGACCGTCACGCCCCTGCCGCAGCCCGGCAACGACCGCCCGCGCCTGTTCCGCCTGCCGCAGGACGGCGCGCTGATCAACCGCATGGGGTTCAACAACGCCGGGATGACCGACCTGCACGCCCGCCTGGGCGCGCTGGGCGCGCGGCCCGCGCCGGTGTGGGTGAACATCGGGAAGAACAAGGTCACCGCGAACGAGGACGCCGCGCAGGACTACCGCCGCTGCGTTGCCGCGCTGCAGGACGTCGCCGACGCCTTCGTGGTGAACGTCAGCAGTCCCAACACGCCCGGCCTGCGCGCGTTGCAGGGCGCGGACGACCTGGGCGCCCTGGTGCGCGAGGTGATGCAGGAAGTCGAGGCGCAGCGCGTGCGGACCCTGAAGGCCCCGCCGGTCCTCGTGAAGCTCGCCCCGGACCTGCACCCCGCCGACTTCGAGGCCAGCGTGGACGCCGCCGTCACTGCGGGCGCGTCGGGCCTGATCATCAGCAACACCACCCTCTCCCGCGACGGCCTGACCCACGCCAACCAGGAGGAAACGGGCGGCCTGAGCGGTCGTCCCCTCACGCGCCGCGCCACCGAACTGGTGCGCGCCGCGTACCGGCAGACCGGCGGGCGCGTCCCCATCGTCGGCGTGGGCGGCATCTTCACCGCGCAGGACGCGTACAACCGCATCCGCGCCGGGGCCACCCTGACCGAGGTGTACTCCGCCCTGATCTTCGAAGGGCCCGGCCTCGTCCGCGACCTGAACACCGGCCTCGCCCGCCTGCTCGCCCGCGACGGCTTCACGCACGTCCGCGAGGCCGTCGGCACCGCGGGCTGA
- the sugE gene encoding quaternary ammonium compound efflux SMR transporter SugE, whose translation MAWTLLIIAGLLEVGWAIGLKYTEGFTRPVPTALTLLSMVASMGLLGLAARTLPIGTAYGVWVGIGAVGAAILGIVLFHESVTPARIAFMVLMIVSIIGLKATSGH comes from the coding sequence ATGGCATGGACTCTGCTCATCATCGCCGGACTGCTCGAAGTCGGCTGGGCCATCGGCCTGAAGTACACCGAAGGCTTCACCCGTCCCGTCCCCACCGCCCTGACCCTGCTGAGCATGGTCGCCAGCATGGGCCTGCTGGGCCTCGCCGCCAGGACCCTCCCGATCGGCACCGCGTACGGCGTGTGGGTCGGCATCGGCGCGGTCGGCGCGGCCATCCTGGGCATCGTGCTGTTCCACGAGAGCGTCACGCCCGCCCGCATCGCGTTCATGGTCCTGATGATCGTGTCCATCATCGGCCTGAAAGCCACCAGCGGCCACTGA